Proteins encoded together in one Mycoplasma miroungirhinis window:
- a CDS encoding aromatic motif membrane protein, which produces MNKIYKKILMFSSLLSTSLLPILAISCTNSQNNTKDENQLKTIFITDNNTQKEQNWNIFLNYEHVNALLNLVFKNEADKKEYIQKQKNIPDDYLELIKNYLFYINNIVIMYRPESISKGGIFGGGLFGNNKNSKKVVAVSEFKNKLEELYKQNWLWFLFNIDKFVFSYNEDIDQFSGSIDLLTQDTQKNSLENSPFITLNTNQIEKYSIYEDKNDDSLNYIVYLLTKQGLILNIQLTQELDNPIDEEDEEYEDEDETNDTDSQNVQSKTKDNPVQNPIEVEISPFAEIYPSFFENQSLIKDFDLLNYVRAQIFSKNIGSSKKAFKIHFDDKYGGSPKRFTLVYVNNENTYKEA; this is translated from the coding sequence ATGAACAAGATATATAAAAAAATACTAATGTTTTCATCATTATTATCAACTTCTTTATTACCTATTTTAGCTATATCATGTACAAATTCTCAAAATAATACAAAAGATGAAAATCAATTAAAAACAATATTTATTACTGATAATAATACTCAAAAAGAACAAAATTGAAACATTTTTTTAAATTATGAACATGTTAATGCTTTATTAAATTTAGTTTTTAAAAATGAAGCGGATAAAAAGGAATATATTCAAAAACAAAAAAATATACCAGATGATTATTTAGAATTAATTAAAAATTATTTATTTTATATTAATAACATTGTTATTATGTATCGTCCAGAATCAATATCTAAAGGTGGAATTTTTGGTGGAGGTCTTTTTGGCAATAATAAAAATTCCAAAAAAGTCGTTGCTGTGAGTGAATTTAAAAATAAACTTGAAGAACTATACAAACAAAATTGATTATGATTTTTATTTAATATTGATAAGTTTGTTTTTTCTTACAATGAAGATATCGACCAATTTAGTGGTTCTATTGATTTATTAACACAAGATACTCAAAAAAATAGTTTAGAAAACTCACCTTTTATAACTTTAAATACCAATCAAATTGAAAAATATTCAATTTATGAAGATAAAAATGATGATAGTTTAAATTACATAGTATATTTACTTACTAAACAAGGTTTGATTTTAAATATTCAATTAACTCAAGAACTAGATAATCCAATTGATGAAGAAGATGAAGAATACGAAGATGAAGATGAAACAAATGATACAGATAGTCAAAATGTTCAATCAAAGACAAAAGACAATCCAGTACAAAATCCAATAGAAGTGGAAATTTCTCCTTTTGCTGAAATTTATCCATCTTTTTTTGAAAATCAATCATTAATTAAAGATTTTGATTTATTAAATTATGTTCGTGCACAAATTTTTTCAAAAAATATTGGTAGTTCTAAAAAAGCCTTTAAAATTCATTTCGATGATAAATACGGAGGAAGTCCTAAAAGATTTACTCTTGTATATGTAAACAATGAAAATACTTATAAAGAAGCATAA
- a CDS encoding ABC transporter ATP-binding protein, protein MENILEVIDLTKVFTKSKRGIKNINFSVSSGDFHAFIGENGAGKTTTIKTIIGAYTNYQGNVLINNLNIKKAEAKAIIGYVSEVAIFPKELSIFDYLYNLLILSNVQKQEAKNKINKYLKLFNIEHLKNEKPYTFSTGQKKKVLLIQALLHNPKLLILDEPAANLDPSARFELFSLLKEINEKEKVTIFISSHVLAEIDKYVNSVTLIHNGEILYSGTKQESLEKLFYEKVIAN, encoded by the coding sequence ATGGAAAATATTTTAGAGGTAATTGATTTAACAAAAGTATTTACTAAAAGTAAAAGAGGAATAAAAAACATTAATTTTTCAGTATCTAGTGGTGATTTTCATGCATTTATTGGGGAAAATGGTGCAGGTAAAACTACTACTATTAAAACAATTATTGGAGCATATACAAATTATCAAGGAAATGTTTTGATAAATAATTTAAACATAAAAAAAGCTGAAGCAAAAGCAATAATTGGTTATGTGTCTGAAGTTGCTATTTTTCCTAAAGAATTAAGTATTTTTGATTATTTATATAATTTATTAATTTTATCTAATGTTCAAAAACAAGAAGCTAAAAATAAAATTAATAAATATTTAAAATTATTTAATATTGAACATTTAAAAAACGAAAAACCATATACTTTTTCAACTGGTCAAAAGAAAAAAGTATTATTAATTCAAGCTTTATTACATAATCCAAAACTTTTAATTTTAGATGAACCAGCAGCTAATTTAGATCCAAGCGCAAGATTTGAACTATTTTCTCTTTTAAAAGAAATAAATGAAAAAGAAAAAGTAACTATTTTTATTAGTTCTCATGTTTTAGCAGAAATTGATAAATATGTAAATTCTGTGACACTTATTCATAATGGTGAAATTTTATATTCAGGAACAAAACAAGAATCATTAGAAAAATTATTTTATGAAAAAGTTATTGCTAATTAG
- a CDS encoding aromatic motif membrane protein encodes MKKLLLISSSLLLPLLPLSVMSCASQNQSSNLLSFPKKPQNNFAENIHINKLLDFFVNKDTNQKKIYVSQQTNKSSSKNTELKYSFVYDPIFIFNGGFGGSDFEDLRNISLKVIDNTLQNDWYWTLLNITSFNYIFSPYGDRYKPLDNEKELFQETQDFLNSISLKIQNLEPKQLITIKYNEIDKLKKYNVYKDKESWYLIFDENKAIKIWKYLDNNVPKLKITPDLLIFKDKKNISKQLTELEEEIFKQHQSQFNQDYENYSKYYSDQDEGEFLTKRNDKNYLEFQTVEQYNKNLVEAINKINEEKIKIFRFTMRDIDENKK; translated from the coding sequence ATGAAAAAGTTATTGCTAATTAGTTCTTCTTTACTATTACCATTATTGCCTTTAAGTGTAATGAGTTGTGCATCTCAAAATCAAAGTAGTAATTTATTATCATTTCCAAAAAAACCGCAAAATAATTTTGCTGAAAATATTCATATTAATAAACTTCTTGATTTTTTTGTAAATAAAGATACTAACCAAAAGAAAATATATGTCTCTCAACAAACAAATAAATCATCTTCAAAAAATACAGAATTAAAATACTCATTTGTTTATGATCCTATTTTCATTTTCAATGGAGGTTTTGGTGGTAGTGATTTTGAAGATTTAAGAAATATCTCTTTAAAAGTTATTGATAATACTTTACAAAATGACTGATATTGAACATTACTTAATATAACAAGCTTTAATTATATTTTTAGTCCTTATGGAGATAGATATAAACCTTTAGATAATGAAAAAGAATTATTCCAAGAAACACAAGATTTTCTAAATTCAATTTCTCTAAAAATTCAAAATCTAGAGCCTAAACAATTAATAACTATTAAATATAATGAAATAGATAAACTAAAAAAATATAATGTATACAAAGACAAAGAATCTTGATACTTAATTTTTGATGAAAATAAAGCAATTAAAATATGAAAATATTTAGATAATAATGTTCCTAAATTAAAAATAACTCCTGATTTATTAATTTTTAAAGATAAAAAAAACATATCAAAACAATTAACTGAATTAGAAGAGGAAATTTTTAAACAACATCAAAGTCAATTTAATCAAGATTATGAAAATTATAGTAAATATTATTCAGATCAAGATGAAGGGGAGTTTTTAACAAAAAGAAATGATAAAAACTATTTGGAATTTCAAACAGTAGAGCAATATAATAAAAATTTAGTAGAAGCTATAAACAAAATCAATGAAGAAAAAATAAAAATATTTAGATTTACAATGAGGGATATTGATGAAAATAAAAAATAA
- a CDS encoding aromatic motif membrane protein has translation MKIKNKWFLALTIATTIPAGFSLIACSTTENNNNLQNNIPKEFDFIPALQSNQEINTNSIINKLINIVFKNNEVKKTQFLETQKQKEQLTNKLKELSIEFNETQNTDKLNDFYTQNWLFIIKNIDKLQWTFTNWWIFPEFENAKYSQQFLEKIADADNPENLKFDNNNWNQLQEGDESRESSDDVFYLRKDNFLIRIYISREGDNKVIFKNIIYFFKSRTKNISIKLISDSVHNALIHKQQIGFDSFENDVVSDYGFGSLGVLLWKENNEQDI, from the coding sequence ATGAAAATAAAAAATAAATGATTTTTAGCATTAACAATAGCAACTACTATCCCAGCAGGTTTTTCATTAATAGCTTGTAGTACTACAGAAAATAATAATAATTTGCAAAACAATATTCCTAAAGAATTTGATTTTATTCCAGCACTACAAAGTAATCAAGAGATAAACACAAATTCTATAATTAATAAATTAATTAATATAGTTTTTAAAAACAATGAAGTTAAAAAAACTCAATTTTTAGAGACTCAAAAACAAAAAGAACAATTAACAAATAAACTCAAAGAATTATCAATTGAATTTAATGAAACACAAAATACTGATAAATTAAATGATTTTTATACTCAAAATTGATTATTTATAATTAAAAACATTGATAAATTACAATGAACATTTACTAATTGATGAATATTTCCTGAATTTGAAAATGCAAAATATTCACAACAATTTTTAGAAAAAATTGCTGATGCAGATAACCCAGAGAACTTAAAATTTGATAATAATAATTGAAATCAATTACAAGAAGGAGATGAATCTCGGGAATCTAGTGATGATGTTTTTTATCTAAGAAAAGATAATTTTTTAATAAGAATTTATATTTCACGAGAAGGAGATAATAAAGTAATTTTTAAAAATATAATTTACTTTTTTAAATCAAGAACAAAAAATATATCAATCAAATTAATATCTGATTCAGTTCATAATGCTTTAATTCACAAACAACAAATAGGTTTTGATTCATTTGAAAATGATGTTGTTAGTGATTATGGTTTTGGATCTTTAGGAGTATTATTATGAAAGGAAAACAATGAACAAGATATATAA
- a CDS encoding ABC transporter permease translates to MKISSFKYSQFAFKTVFKKKSSIILPILTLIISFILGLIFKFAISEKYLFLSYYLYIFAILIETVLFASIKALNIFKDFEQEGLELLTLSKPISRNNVILGKLWTLIYFGLVWSIILFISSLFSTYALYSDSLLFLYSLLLFAVGFATYLLISLITALINYKFNQKISITLPMIFFIPLLLGGSLLSANATSNINNAAYYINKKYPYHFSGNEVNVEPFYLNNNKDELLLITNGLENKQFSDKQTSYLEEVMKIANKSSKEWQIYSWLSVPYQLLDVFNFQNKNVFESISKNNFSNLNNYIYYKDLDSILFKYKLDKNVNLQKYLTSSNIQKYIVPGLLKSHSQIQNTINTDIIYARQGADSINDVFSEDSSEFSSENNLVGKLKWEYVDEILKDQNFNKIAKKFIDNFTNNQQEHNLINLHKKLLNAISLYIQDEKSDVNQYLNPNLTLFNPFAIKEKKLQSEIERKIYFAVALLNFIYFNYQNTELYQATIKNINTVDTFGDSQIKLNLFDHTYLIGGYESYEKISLVKDKNVVIRYSLVNSDKNYLFVSDNQVFAINRDVQIVNKNVYALLWIMLIIILFNGVFILYKRKDYK, encoded by the coding sequence ATGAAAATATCATCTTTTAAATATTCACAATTCGCTTTTAAAACAGTTTTTAAAAAGAAAAGCTCAATTATTTTACCTATTTTAACGTTAATTATTTCTTTTATTTTAGGTCTTATTTTTAAATTTGCTATTAGTGAAAAATACTTATTTTTATCATATTATTTATATATTTTTGCAATTTTAATTGAAACAGTTTTATTTGCATCAATTAAGGCTTTAAATATTTTTAAAGACTTTGAACAAGAAGGATTAGAACTATTAACATTATCTAAACCTATTTCTAGAAATAATGTTATATTAGGTAAATTATGAACATTAATTTATTTTGGTCTAGTTTGGTCAATAATTTTATTTATTTCAAGTCTATTTAGCACATATGCTTTATATTCAGATTCATTACTTTTTTTATATTCATTATTATTATTTGCAGTAGGATTTGCAACTTATTTATTAATATCATTAATAACAGCTTTAATAAATTATAAATTTAATCAAAAAATATCAATTACTTTACCTATGATATTTTTTATTCCATTATTATTAGGTGGATCATTACTATCTGCTAATGCAACTTCAAATATAAATAATGCAGCCTATTATATTAATAAAAAATATCCATATCATTTTTCAGGAAATGAAGTAAATGTAGAACCTTTTTATTTAAATAATAATAAAGATGAATTATTATTAATTACAAATGGTTTAGAAAATAAACAATTTAGTGATAAACAAACATCATATTTAGAAGAAGTTATGAAAATAGCTAATAAATCATCAAAAGAATGACAAATTTATTCTTGACTTTCAGTTCCATACCAATTATTAGATGTGTTTAATTTCCAAAATAAAAATGTTTTTGAATCTATTTCAAAAAATAACTTCTCTAATTTAAATAATTACATTTATTACAAGGATTTAGATAGTATTTTATTTAAGTATAAATTAGATAAAAATGTCAATTTACAAAAATATTTAACTTCATCTAATATACAAAAATACATAGTACCTGGTTTATTAAAATCACATTCTCAAATTCAAAATACAATTAATACTGATATTATCTATGCAAGACAAGGTGCAGATAGTATAAATGATGTATTTTCAGAAGATAGTTCTGAATTTTCTAGTGAAAATAATTTAGTTGGAAAATTAAAATGGGAATATGTTGATGAAATTTTAAAAGATCAAAATTTTAATAAAATTGCAAAGAAATTTATTGATAATTTTACTAACAATCAACAAGAACATAACTTAATTAATCTTCATAAAAAACTATTAAATGCAATTTCTTTATATATTCAAGATGAAAAAAGTGATGTAAATCAGTATTTAAATCCTAATTTAACTTTATTTAATCCGTTTGCAATTAAAGAAAAGAAATTACAATCAGAAATTGAAAGAAAAATATATTTTGCTGTTGCATTATTAAATTTTATTTACTTTAATTATCAAAATACAGAACTATATCAAGCAACGATAAAAAATATTAATACAGTTGATACTTTTGGTGATAGTCAAATCAAATTAAATCTTTTTGATCATACATATTTAATTGGTGGTTATGAAAGTTATGAAAAAATTTCATTAGTTAAAGATAAAAATGTGGTAATTAGATATAGTTTAGTAAATAGTGATAAAAATTACTTATTTGTTTCAGACAATCAAGTATTTGCAATTAATAGAGATGTTCAAATTGTTAATAAAAATGTTTATGCTCTTTTATGAATAATGCTAATTATTATTTTATTCAATGGTGTATTTATTTTATACAAAAGAAAGGATTATAAATAA